A genomic region of Alkalispirochaeta americana contains the following coding sequences:
- a CDS encoding helix-turn-helix transcriptional regulator — MQQIERLLLDHPDGLSRSEIAGRLGVHRSTIGRDVTSLTSMLPLQESDSGRLFLDKKGYLTTIRLTMFELEALHLAARLFARVMKFPFPHASAALRKLADAQGRVSIRLADRIRETAEEIERFPSGSGHQPGVRYRAIMEQLGIAITEYRPIEVTHYSRNHGEDRIYRLVPLTLEPHHEGRSVHLLAWDLDSNNQTDGKPGIPLHHTSSGRFRTLKIERIRKITLLEPDEGLLKAIPVEKVPSRLMHAWGIWAGDAPPVQVVLRFGPAVADRVAETLWHGSQTLEPQQDGGLIWSGAVAEPREMYPWIRGWGPDVEVIEPSWLREEHRRDFERGLGVYRESKSKREKETFV, encoded by the coding sequence ATGCAACAGATTGAACGCCTTCTGCTGGATCACCCCGATGGCTTGTCCCGTTCGGAAATTGCCGGCCGGCTGGGAGTCCACCGCAGTACTATCGGCCGGGATGTCACGTCGCTAACGTCAATGCTTCCCCTGCAGGAATCCGATTCCGGCCGCCTGTTTCTGGACAAAAAGGGATATCTCACCACGATCAGATTGACAATGTTTGAACTGGAGGCCCTGCATCTGGCGGCTCGCCTCTTCGCGCGGGTCATGAAATTTCCCTTTCCACACGCTTCAGCGGCACTCCGCAAGCTGGCGGACGCCCAGGGTCGAGTCAGTATCCGTCTTGCTGACCGAATTCGGGAAACAGCAGAGGAGATCGAGCGCTTCCCCTCCGGCTCGGGACATCAACCGGGGGTGCGATACCGTGCCATCATGGAACAACTGGGTATCGCGATCACGGAATACCGACCGATAGAAGTAACGCACTATTCCCGGAATCACGGCGAGGATCGTATCTATCGACTCGTTCCGCTTACGCTGGAACCACACCATGAGGGACGTTCAGTTCACCTGCTGGCGTGGGACCTTGACTCCAACAACCAGACCGACGGCAAACCTGGCATCCCGCTGCACCACACATCGTCCGGCCGCTTCCGGACGCTCAAGATAGAACGTATCCGCAAGATAACCCTGCTGGAGCCGGACGAGGGCCTCCTGAAAGCGATCCCCGTGGAGAAGGTTCCCTCCCGGCTGATGCACGCATGGGGTATCTGGGCTGGGGATGCCCCACCCGTGCAGGTTGTCCTTCGCTTCGGACCGGCAGTCGCGGACCGCGTCGCGGAAACGCTGTGGCACGGCAGCCAGACATTGGAACCGCAGCAGGATGGCGGATTGATTTGGAGCGGTGCCGTAGCGGAACCGCGGGAGATGTATCCCTGGATCAGGGGTTGGGGTCCCGATGTTGAAGTAATCGAGCCCTCGTGGCTCCGGGAGGAGCATCGGCGGGATTTTGAGCGGGGATTGGGGGTTTACCGCGAGAGCAAGAGCAAGAGAGAAAAGGAAACGTTTGTGTAG